The Doryrhamphus excisus isolate RoL2022-K1 chromosome 1, RoL_Dexc_1.0, whole genome shotgun sequence genome includes a window with the following:
- the si:dkey-261l7.2 gene encoding uncharacterized protein si:dkey-261l7.2 has protein sequence MPQLTATAALQLALLLSALPAQYLISRWTGSTAAQRLHASTRFLRVWKEWRKSHLNASAWAEWTEQQVSKVWSFFGVGTEEDAAQKMVAMETMMIDNNQGLFGASRAVRSPRPPYVFLRVGEVVMDRKARRVGVVVSWDPEMRAPAEWVDRVYGDAEDRAAEKTPHYKVLFSGPRPASLLVAYLPQTQLKRIRGTQPDIPTLEKYFEHFDGERFIPLPWLRKIFPEDDTEDA, from the exons ATGCCTCAGCTGACTGCCACCGCGGCGCTCCAGTTGGCGCTGCTGCTGTCCGCCTTGCCCGCCCAGTACCTCATCTCCCGCTGGACCGGCTCCACGGCGGCGCAGCGCCTCCACGCGTCCACACG GTTTCTTCGAGTGTGGAAGGAGTGGAGGAAGTCTCATCTGAATGCGAGTGCGTGGGCGGAGTGGACGGAGCAGCAAGTTTCCAAAGTGTG GTCTTTCTTCGGTGTCGGCACAGAGGAAGACGCGGCACAGAAgatggtcgccatggaaaccATGATGATCGACAACAATCAGGGATTATTTGGAG CCTCCAGGGCCGTGCGCAGTCCACGGCCTCCCTATGTCTTCCTGCGGGTGGGCGAGGTGGTGATGGACAGGAAGGCACGCCGGGTCGGGGTGGTGGTCAGCTGGGACCCCGAGATGCGGGCCCCCGCCGAGTGGGTGGATAGGGTGTACGGGGATGCGGAG GACCGTGCAGCAGAGAAGACGCCACACTACAAGGTTCTGTTCAGCGGGCCCAGACCGGCATCTCTGTTGGTGGCCTACCTGCCCCAAACGCAACTCAAGCGCATCCGAGGCACGCAG CCGGACATTCCCACCTTGGagaagtactttgaacattttgACGGCGAGCGCTTCATCCCGCTGCCTTGGCTCCGAAAGATCTTCCCCGAGGATGACACCGAGGATGCCTGA